In the Nitrospirales bacterium LBB_01 genome, one interval contains:
- the rplJ gene encoding 50S ribosomal protein L10: MNKQEKEVVVAELRDKFSRSKSVVFTNYTGMTVADISDLRVNLRKSNIEYKVVKNTLAKLACEGTVIESAKSIFTGPIGLAIGYDDPISVSKRVFEHAKGNDKFKVLNGFVEGRVFDAKDLKKISELPPREVLLSMVAGCFSAPATKMASLLDATVSRMVNALNALKDKKTN; the protein is encoded by the coding sequence ATGAACAAACAGGAAAAAGAAGTGGTAGTAGCCGAGTTAAGGGACAAATTCAGCCGCTCAAAGTCCGTTGTGTTTACAAATTACACAGGGATGACGGTAGCTGATATTTCGGACTTACGGGTTAACTTACGAAAGAGTAATATCGAGTACAAGGTGGTGAAAAACACTCTTGCTAAACTGGCCTGCGAGGGCACGGTTATTGAGAGCGCTAAGAGCATTTTTACGGGGCCTATTGGGCTGGCTATCGGTTATGACGATCCGATATCGGTCTCAAAACGGGTGTTTGAACATGCTAAAGGGAACGATAAGTTTAAGGTCTTAAATGGTTTTGTAGAGGGGCGGGTTTTTGACGCAAAGGATTTAAAGAAGATATCGGAATTGCCGCCCCGTGAGGTTTTACTTTCCATGGTGGCAGGCTGTTTCAGTGCGCCGGCAACTAAAATGGCATCGCTTCTTGATGCCACAGTGAGCAGAATGGTTAATGCGCTCAATGCGCTCAAAGACAAAAAGACAAATTAA
- the rpmG gene encoding 50S ribosomal protein L33: MRDIILLQCTECKSKNYATRKNKKNTTDKIVLKKYCKFDRRHTDHKETKS; encoded by the coding sequence ATGAGAGATATAATACTGCTTCAGTGCACAGAGTGTAAGAGTAAAAATTATGCAACAAGGAAAAACAAGAAGAACACGACCGATAAAATCGTGTTAAAGAAGTATTGCAAATTTGACCGTCGCCACACCGACCACAAGGAGACGAAATCGTAA
- a CDS encoding 50S ribosomal protein L1, which produces MGKKYELVKSKVEVKDLTIEDAIEALKSLKYVKFDETVDIALNLGVDPRKSDQMVRGFVVLPHGTGKTVKVLVFAKGEKQKEATDAGADFVGAEDMIEKIQKGWLDFDKAVATPDVMGAVGKLGKLLGPRGLMPNPKSGSVTFDVAKAVKEIKAGKVDYRVEKAGIIHMPVGKLSFSTTSLVENIKMAVDSVIKAKPQTSKGKYLKRLVVTSTMGPGLKVDFNSVTLTRI; this is translated from the coding sequence ATGGGTAAGAAGTATGAGTTAGTAAAGAGTAAGGTGGAGGTCAAAGATCTCACTATTGAGGATGCCATAGAGGCTCTTAAGTCGCTTAAGTATGTGAAGTTTGACGAGACTGTTGACATAGCCCTTAACCTTGGAGTTGACCCAAGAAAAAGCGACCAGATGGTCAGAGGCTTTGTTGTGCTTCCGCATGGAACGGGGAAAACGGTAAAGGTGCTTGTGTTTGCAAAGGGTGAAAAGCAAAAGGAGGCGACCGATGCCGGTGCTGATTTTGTGGGTGCTGAGGATATGATTGAAAAAATTCAGAAGGGATGGCTTGATTTTGATAAGGCTGTCGCAACTCCGGATGTTATGGGAGCTGTCGGTAAGCTTGGTAAGCTGCTTGGCCCGCGCGGGCTTATGCCTAACCCAAAATCTGGCAGCGTGACATTTGACGTAGCCAAGGCCGTTAAAGAGATAAAGGCCGGTAAGGTTGACTACAGAGTGGAAAAAGCAGGCATCATTCATATGCCGGTAGGAAAACTCTCCTTTAGCACAACATCCCTTGTTGAAAATATTAAAATGGCGGTTGACTCTGTGATTAAGGCAAAGCCGCAGACAAGCAAAGGGAAATATTTAAAACGGCTTGTGGTCACCTCAACGATGGGCCCAGGTCTAAAGGTGGATTTCAACTCAGTAACGTTAACGAGGATTTAA
- the secE gene encoding preprotein translocase subunit SecE produces the protein MVERIKAFLKEVKIETKKVVFPGRDELIGSTWVVVIFVIIVSFFLGIVDLGLTKMMQNLIR, from the coding sequence ATGGTTGAAAGAATTAAAGCATTTTTGAAAGAGGTAAAGATAGAAACAAAAAAGGTTGTGTTTCCAGGCCGTGATGAGCTGATAGGCTCTACATGGGTGGTGGTGATATTTGTTATAATAGTGTCGTTTTTCTTAGGCATTGTCGATTTGGGTTTAACAAAAATGATGCAGAATTTGATAAGGTAG
- the rplK gene encoding 50S ribosomal protein L11: MAKEVKAMVKIQINAGKANPAPPIGPALGPHGVNIMDFCKQFNAKTQTMGETIVPVVLTIYKDRTFTFITKTPPASELVKKAAGIIKGSSVPNKEKVGKITLEQVREIARTKMPDLNAYGVEEGVKIISGTARSMGVDIVG, from the coding sequence ATGGCTAAAGAAGTAAAGGCAATGGTAAAAATCCAGATAAATGCCGGTAAGGCAAATCCGGCGCCGCCTATAGGCCCGGCATTAGGCCCGCACGGCGTTAACATCATGGATTTCTGTAAGCAGTTTAACGCTAAGACTCAGACTATGGGAGAGACTATTGTCCCGGTAGTTCTGACTATATACAAAGACAGAACCTTTACGTTTATAACTAAAACGCCCCCTGCATCTGAGCTTGTGAAAAAAGCTGCCGGTATCATCAAAGGCTCAAGCGTTCCCAACAAAGAAAAGGTAGGCAAAATTACTTTGGAGCAGGTCAGAGAAATTGCACGGACAAAGATGCCTGACTTAAACGCCTATGGAGTTGAAGAGGGTGTTAAGATTATAAGCGGCACTGCACGCAGCATGGGTGTTGATATTGTAGGATAA
- the tuf gene encoding elongation factor Tu, with protein MAKAKFERTKPHVNVGTIGHVDHGKTTLTATITKVLAMKGQAKFTAYDQIDNAPEEKARGITIATAHVEYETDNRHYAHVDCPGHADYVKNMITGAAQMDGAILVVSAADGPMPQTREHILLARQVGVPCIVVFMNKTDMVDDPELIELVELEIRELLSKYGFPGDEIPIVKGSALKAIESTATDPTAPEYKCIAELMDAVDSYVPQPQRPLDKPFLMPIEDVFSISGRGTVVTGRVERGIVKVGEDVEIVGISATRKSVVTGVEMFRKLLDEGRAGDNIGALLRGVGKDEVERGQVLAKPGSITPHTKFKAEAYVLTKEEGGRHTPFFKGYRPQFYFRTTDVTGVCELPEGVEMVMPGDNISIRVELIAPIAMEKELRFAIREGGRTVGAGVVTEVLE; from the coding sequence ATGGCAAAGGCCAAGTTTGAAAGGACAAAGCCGCACGTCAATGTTGGCACGATAGGGCACGTTGACCACGGTAAGACAACACTGACAGCAACGATAACCAAGGTGTTGGCAATGAAGGGGCAGGCGAAGTTTACGGCCTACGATCAGATAGATAATGCGCCGGAGGAAAAGGCAAGAGGAATCACGATAGCAACGGCACATGTGGAGTACGAGACCGATAACCGGCACTATGCGCATGTGGACTGTCCGGGGCACGCCGATTACGTAAAGAATATGATAACAGGAGCGGCACAGATGGATGGTGCAATCCTAGTGGTTAGTGCCGCAGACGGCCCTATGCCTCAGACGAGAGAACACATACTGTTGGCACGTCAGGTAGGAGTGCCCTGCATTGTGGTGTTTATGAATAAGACTGATATGGTGGATGATCCTGAGCTGATAGAGTTGGTGGAGCTTGAGATCCGAGAGCTTTTGAGCAAGTATGGATTCCCTGGGGATGAGATACCGATAGTGAAGGGCAGTGCGTTAAAGGCAATAGAGAGCACGGCAACGGATCCGACAGCGCCTGAGTATAAGTGTATAGCAGAGCTGATGGATGCAGTGGATTCGTACGTACCGCAGCCACAGAGACCGCTTGACAAACCGTTTTTAATGCCGATAGAGGATGTGTTTTCAATAAGCGGCAGAGGGACAGTGGTAACGGGCAGAGTGGAGCGCGGGATAGTCAAAGTGGGCGAAGATGTAGAGATAGTGGGAATATCGGCAACGAGAAAGTCTGTGGTAACCGGAGTTGAGATGTTTAGAAAACTTCTTGATGAGGGACGAGCCGGAGATAACATAGGGGCGCTTTTAAGAGGAGTTGGTAAGGATGAGGTGGAAAGAGGTCAGGTGTTGGCAAAACCTGGCAGCATAACACCGCACACAAAGTTTAAGGCAGAAGCGTATGTGTTAACAAAGGAAGAGGGCGGCAGGCATACGCCGTTTTTTAAAGGGTACAGGCCGCAGTTTTACTTCAGAACGACAGATGTGACTGGAGTGTGTGAGTTGCCTGAGGGAGTGGAGATGGTAATGCCTGGTGATAACATAAGCATAAGAGTAGAGTTGATAGCGCCGATAGCAATGGAGAAGGAACTACGATTTGCAATCCGAGAGGGTGGCAGAACGGTTGGTGCCGGCGTTGTTACAGAGGTTTTGGAGTGA
- the nusG gene encoding transcription termination/antitermination factor NusG, translated as MAKQWYVVHTYSGYEEKVKFSIEDKVERSGLQEQIGRVLIPTERVVEIRRGKKTESDKKFYPGYILVEMQLNDETWHMVKTIPRVTGFVGGQHPVSLPPEEVEVILQQQEKGVGTEVKMQYEKGENVRIVDGPFSNFNGYVDEIDMDHGRLKVMVSIFGRQTPVELNFYQVEKA; from the coding sequence ATGGCTAAACAGTGGTATGTAGTGCACACGTATTCAGGGTACGAGGAAAAGGTGAAGTTCTCAATAGAGGACAAAGTGGAACGCTCCGGGTTGCAGGAGCAGATAGGCCGTGTGCTGATTCCCACTGAGCGTGTGGTAGAAATCAGAAGAGGCAAAAAGACCGAAAGCGATAAGAAGTTCTATCCGGGCTATATCCTTGTCGAGATGCAGCTTAACGATGAGACATGGCACATGGTTAAGACAATACCCAGAGTGACTGGTTTTGTAGGTGGTCAACACCCCGTGTCGCTTCCCCCTGAGGAGGTTGAGGTTATCCTTCAGCAGCAGGAAAAGGGAGTCGGCACAGAGGTTAAGATGCAGTATGAAAAGGGCGAAAACGTGAGAATTGTTGACGGCCCATTTTCTAACTTTAACGGATATGTTGACGAGATTGATATGGACCACGGCAGACTTAAGGTCATGGTCAGCATATTTGGACGCCAAACGCCTGTTGAATTAAATTTCTATCAAGTTGAAAAAGCATGA